Proteins from a single region of Trichoderma asperellum chromosome 3, complete sequence:
- a CDS encoding uncharacterized protein (BUSCO:EOG092D0A4I), giving the protein MGVNGLWTVIQPCARPTNLATLNRKRLAVDASIWIYQFLKAVRDKEGNALRNSHIVGFFRRICKLLWFGILPVFVFDGGAPALKRATIQKRKQRREGRREDAIRTAGKLLAIQMQRLAEEEEEKRRRESERPHASRAAEEEEEVIPDVSKLVYVDEIGMSQQERMRNRKFYKQDAYHLPELENGIASMGKPDDPRIMSVEELEEYARQFNNGEDINLYDFSKIDFDGDFFKSLPPPDRYNILNAARLRSRLRMGLSKEQLDDMFPDRMAFSRFQIERVKERNHLTQRLMYEVGMLGTDLTLNVNARIAGERDREYILVKNEGVEGGWALGVVSKEKDVGEAHKPIDVDAIQFQYQTKEEESEEEEDFEDVPIVGINRLPKLSQSASAGLEAAQDINNRRQQFYASNRQGAVDEDAGEGSLFVDGQLEPTLNLLADQPTELMHPEEEHDLNLAIALSLQNQHGIGQEPNEESDVEDESREKPEWTQVAVEAPRPIGRGGGSMIAHIVNNRANAAVPKRQDVPITTEKEKDSDSEDDMQAILAKSRKMKKAQPKPVFENKKNPFDGPLPFPKLDWGSSLFAKKKVSEEKPIVVTAGGVENARPDTEEKEVESGGGFEIEPQKEDGPKPLPPWLLDNDTDIREAIKKQQDVEREINAQDRAEVEEEERLRKRELRDQLIEIGSSDDEDGSDDVKIIEIPPSPGPEPVFSPAKVDQNKEEDEGIEAPGAESSQPKNKEREEENGESLEPEFEEIPMIEAPSAPVVPVIEAEAQDSYDSPEPEFEDVQPAENLIIQEDLPVNSVLFEDIPLHQTPAVAIPGNTTITDEELFGSEEYDEFSDPEDEELLAQMAEEAEEHARFASELNNKSTEQNREDYERELRALRSQQKKDRRDADEVTQTMITECQALLRLFGIPYITAPMEAEAQCAELVRLNMVDGIVTDDSDTFLFGGTRVYKNMFNSNKFVECYVGSDLDQEMSLSREQLISLAQLLGSDYTEGLPGVGPVTAVEILSEFPGKDGLEKFREWWHEVQSQVRPKEADASSSFRRKFRKAQATKLFLPVAFPSPAVYEAYLHPVVDSSTEPFQWGVPDVAGLREYLMATIGWSKERTDEVLVPVIRDMNKREIEGTQSNITRFFGGSVGAGARETFAPRQRVQGSKRMAAAVDRLRANIACEGEAPEMEDGSGANKRRKTSRRK; this is encoded by the coding sequence ATGGGCGTTAACGGTCTTTGGACAGTGATCCAGCCATGTGCACGGCCTACCAATCTGGCAACGCTCAATCGGAAGCGTCTTGCCGTGGATGCTTCGATATGGATATATCAATTTCTTAAAGCTGTCCGTGATAAAGAAGGCAATGCGCTTCGCAACTCTCATATCGTGGGATTCTTTCGGCGCATCTGCAAGCTCCTCTGGTTTGGCATCCTACCAGTCTTTGTATTTGATGGTGGTGCCCCAGCACTAAAGAGAGCAACCATTCAGAAGCGCAAGCAAAGACGTGAAGGAAGACGAGAGGATGCTATCAGGACGGCAGGAAAGCTCCTGGCTATCCAGATGCAGCGGCTtgccgaagaggaagaagagaaacgcAGGAGAGAAAGCGAAAGGCCACACGCATCAAGAGcggcggaagaagaggaggaagtcATTCCTGATGTCAGCAAGTTGGTCTATGTTGATGAGATTGGTATGTCCCAGCAGGAGAGAATGCGGAACCGCAAGTTCTATAAGCAGGATGCCTATCACTTGCCTGAGCTTGAAAACGGTATCGCATCAATGGGGAAGCCAGACGATCCTCGAATAATGAGCGTCGAAGAACTGGAAGAGTATGCGCGACAATTTAATAACGGAGAGGATATCAACCTGTACGACTTTAGCAAAATTGATTTTGATGGCGACTTCTTCAAAAGCCTTCCACCACCGGATAGATACAATATTCTCAATGCTGCTAGACTGAGGAGTCGTCTGAGAATGGGCTTGAGCAAGGAACAGCTTGACGACATGTTCCCCGATCGCATGGCATTCTCGAGATTTCAGATCGAAAGAGTTAAGGAGAGAAATCACCTCACACAGCGGCTTATGTATGAAGTCGGAATGCTGGGCACTGACTTGACGCTCAATGTCAATGCTCGAATCGCTGGAGAAAGGGACCGAGAGTATATCCTGGTCAAGAATGAAGGCGTGGAGGGAGGCTGGGCTCTCGGAGTAGTCAGCAAAGAGAAGGATGTTGGAGAAGCTCACAAGCCAATCGATGTGGATGCCATCCAATTCCAATATcagacaaaagaagaggagagcgaagaggaagaagatttcGAAGATGTGCCGATTGTGGGAATTAACCGATTACCGAAACTATCACAGTCTGCTTCTGCGGGTCTTGAGGCTGCTCAGGACATTAATAATCGACGACAACAATTCTACGCAAGCAACAGACAGGGAGCTGtcgatgaagatgctggcgagGGATCTCTGTTTGTTGATGGACAACTAGAGCCGACGTTGAACTTGCTTGCCGATCAGCCTACAGAACTGATGCATCCTGAAGAGGAGCATGATCTTAATCTTGCTATTGCTCTATCGTTACAGAATCAACACGGTATTGGCCAAGAGCCGAACGAGGAGTCAGATGTCGAGGATGAATCCCGAGAGAAGCCGGAGTGGACTCAAGTCGCGGTGGAAGCACCCAGGCCTATCGGCCGCGGCGGGGGTTCTATGATCGCGCATATCGTAAACAATAGAGCCAATGCTGCCGTTCCAAAACGACAAGATGTCCCAATAACAacggaaaaggagaaagacaGTGATAGCGAGGACGATATGCAAGCAATCTTGGCCAAGTCacgaaagatgaagaaagctCAACCGAAGCCAGTATtcgagaacaaaaagaatcCATTCGATGGGCCTCTCCCATTTCCCAAGTTGGATTGGGgatcttctctttttgcgaagaaaaaagtatCAGAGGAGAAGCCAATTGTAGTGACGGCTGGTGGGGTGGAGAATGCCAGACCAGACactgaagaaaaggaagtcGAATCAGGCGGTGGCTTTGAGATTGAACcgcagaaagaagatggtCCTAAACCGCTCCCTCCTTGGTTACTAGACAACGATACAGATATCCGAGAAGCTATTAAGAAACAGCAGGATGTTGAAAGAGAGATAAATGCTCAAGATAGAGcagaagttgaagaagaggaaaggctTCGGAAACGAGAGCTAAGAGACCAATTGATTGAGATTGGATCTtcagatgacgaagatggtAGTGATGATGTTAAGATCATCGAAATACCTCCGTCACCTGGACCGGAACCAGTTTTCAGTCCCGCAAAGGTCGaccaaaacaaagaagaagatgaaggcatAGAAGCGCCTGGTGCCGAATCAAGTCAGcctaaaaataaagagagggaagaagaaaatggcgaATCGCTTGAGCCAGAGTTTGAAGAGATTCCTATGATTGAGGCTCCCAGTGCTCCAGTTGTACCTGTTATAGAAGCGGAAGCACAGGACAGCTACGACTCTCCAGAACCTGAATTTGAAGATGTTCAGCCAGCAGAAAACCTCATAATTCAAGAAGATCTGCCTGTCAATTCCGTTTTATTTGAGGatattcctcttcatcaaacTCCAGCTGTGGCTATTCCTGGGAACACCACAATTACAGACGAAGAGCTCTTTGGCAGTGAAGAGTACGATGAATTCAGCGACcctgaagacgaggagctaTTGGCACAAATGGCTGAAGAAGCCGAGGAACACGCTCGATTCGCCAGCGAACTGAACAACAAATCTACTGAACAGAACAGGGAGGATTATGAAAGAGAACTGAGAGCTCTTCGAAGCCAGCAGAAGAAAGACCGTCGCGACGCAGACGAAGTGACGCAGACGATGATTACAGAGTGTCAAGCTTTGCTTCGCCTCTTCGGCATCCCATACATCACCGCGCCAATGGAAGCAGAAGCGCAGTGTGCAGAGCTAGTCCGACTCAACATGGTAGACGGCATCGTTACAGATGATTCGGATACTTTCCTCTTTGGAGGAACGCGAGTTTACAAAAACATGTTTAATAGCAACAAGTTTGTCGAATGCTACGTTGGCTCAGATCTTGATCAGGAAATGTCTTTATCTCGAGAACAGCTCATCTCTCTCGCTCAGCTTTTGGGATCGGATTATACAGAAGGACTACCCGGAGTCGGTCCAGTCACGGCCGTGGAAATCCTCTCTGAATTTCCCGGCAAGGATGGGCTTGAAAAATTCCGCGAGTGGTGGCATGAGGTTCAATCCCAAGTGCGACCCAAGGAGGCTgatgcttcctcttctttccggCGCAAGTTTCGCAAGGCACAAGCAACCAAACTCTTCTTGCCGGTTGCCTTTCCCAGCCCAGCCGTCTACGAAGCCTACCTTCATCCTGTGGTCGATAGCAGCACGGAGCCGTTTCAATGGGGCGTGCCAGATGTGGCAGGGCTGAGAGAATATCTCATGGCGACGATTGGCTGGAGCAAAGAGCGCACAGATGAAGTGCTAGTGCCGGTCATTCGGGATATGAATAAGCGAGAGATTGAAGGAACGCAAAGCAACATTACAAGATTCTTTGGGGGGAGTGTTGGTGCTGGCGCCAGAGAGACGTTTGCTCCCAGACAGAGAGTTCAAGGAAGCAAGCGGATGGCTGCTGCAGTAGATAGACTGAGGGCGAATATTGCTTGCGAGGGGGAGGCTCCGGAGATGGAGGACGGCTCTGGGGCCAATAAGCGGAGGAAAACAAGCAGACGGAAGTAA